The nucleotide sequence GAAATGATCCGCCAGGTCGCTCGCCAGCCGCACCTCGTCCACCTTGTTCTTGGCGTTCAACGCCACCTTCACGCGGCTGAACATCTCCGCGTAGTTCACGACCGACAAATCCGTCAGCACCGCCAGCGCCTGCTCGCGTTTCGCCGGGTCGAGGCCCGGCGCGTTGATCGCCCGCCAGGCGGCGGCCAGCTCGTTGTGCGTGTCGATGGCCATGACCCGGATCACGAACGCCATTTCGCGAAACAGGCCGCCGGTCCAGGCCGCGTTGTAGACGAGCGGTGACTCACCCGCGTACGGGTTGACGTCCGGATCGGAGCGGTGGGCGGCGAACGCCGGGTTCGTGTAGAAATCCTTGCGGATCGGCAGCCGGCGCAGGGCGAAATGACCGGGACCGCCCGGGGTGCCGGGTTTGAAATTCCAGAGCTTCTGCCCCTCGATCGACATCACGTATTCCAGAAAAGCCACCGCGATCGCCCGGTTGGGCGCGCCACGCATCAGCGCGATCGGATCGGGTGACAGCGTCGTGCCGTCCACCGGCATGTGGAACCCCAGCCGCTGCCGCCCGCTGCGCTCGGCCGAGCTCTGCTCCTGGTAACGCCCGTAGAAATCGATGCACATGCCGACGGCACAGTTGCCCGCCGCCACGTCGATCGGCGGCTTCTGCGAGGAATCCGTGAAGTAGCGCGCATTGGCCCCGATGAGCTGCAGCAGCCGCAGTCCCTGCTCCCACCCCTGTGTCACGGCCTGTTTTTCGAGGGACGCCTTCGGTTGGCCCGTTGCCGCGGCCAGCCGCGCCCACTCCCGGTAGATCTGCTCCTGGATGATCGTCTCGAAGGACTTGGCGATCGAACCGCTCTTGGTCGGGTCGCACACGGCCACCTCGCCGAAGAGCCGCGGATTCGTCAGGTCCGCCCAGCCCCGGGGCGCAGGGACGCCCAGCCGCTCCAGCGAATCCAGATTGTACAGCATGCCGTGGCCGCTGAGCACGGGCCCAAGCCAGCGGCCCGCCTTGTCGCGATACGGCTCCCCGGTGTAGCTCGCCGGGATCACGTCGTCGGTGAACCACTCCGGCTTCGCCTGCAACAACCCCGAATCCACGATGCGGCCGGCATCGGCCTGCCGGATGAAATCATAGGTGCCGCCGCCGAAAAACACATCGATCCCACAGCCGACTTCCGAAGCCATGAATTCCTTTCGCGCCGCGAGCGCCTCGGGGCTGGCGTCCTTGGCCAG is from Lacunisphaera limnophila and encodes:
- a CDS encoding ABC transporter substrate-binding protein, with the protein product MNRVLIILALVAVVALPFVLRPKKAAASKADGTVVIITPHNEAIRQEYAQGFQEWYRARTGQTVTIDWRVIGGTSEIARFLESEYVSSFQNHWTRKLGKAWSIDVQAAFANGRLAKDASPEALAARKEFMASEVGCGIDVFFGGGTYDFIRQADAGRIVDSGLLQAKPEWFTDDVIPASYTGEPYRDKAGRWLGPVLSGHGMLYNLDSLERLGVPAPRGWADLTNPRLFGEVAVCDPTKSGSIAKSFETIIQEQIYREWARLAAATGQPKASLEKQAVTQGWEQGLRLLQLIGANARYFTDSSQKPPIDVAAGNCAVGMCIDFYGRYQEQSSAERSGRQRLGFHMPVDGTTLSPDPIALMRGAPNRAIAVAFLEYVMSIEGQKLWNFKPGTPGGPGHFALRRLPIRKDFYTNPAFAAHRSDPDVNPYAGESPLVYNAAWTGGLFREMAFVIRVMAIDTHNELAAAWRAINAPGLDPAKREQALAVLTDLSVVNYAEMFSRVKVALNAKNKVDEVRLASDLADHFRAQYRRAEELAR